Proteins from a genomic interval of Paenibacillus sp. FSL R5-0623:
- a CDS encoding response regulator transcription factor has translation MRSTILIVDDDEKIVSMLRRGLAFEGYEVQTASNGAEGLSKLMDKEPDIVVLDVMMPQIDGFEVCRRLREAGSKVPVLMLTAKDEVQSRVTGLDTGADDYLVKPFALEELLARVRALLRRKSDSGGTPDNRLMYEDIILDNDSREVLRDGQRLELTAKEFELLNLFMQNPRRVLSRDLIMDKIWGYDYSGESNVLEVYIAMLRQKTEEYGGKRLIQTIRGAGYILRGDS, from the coding sequence ATGCGCTCAACTATTTTGATTGTGGATGATGACGAAAAAATTGTATCCATGCTCCGCCGGGGGCTGGCTTTTGAAGGATATGAGGTACAGACGGCTTCCAATGGAGCTGAAGGCCTCAGCAAACTGATGGACAAGGAGCCGGACATCGTTGTGCTGGATGTGATGATGCCGCAGATTGACGGATTTGAGGTATGTCGCAGATTGAGAGAAGCAGGCAGCAAAGTGCCTGTGCTGATGCTGACGGCCAAGGATGAAGTACAGAGCCGGGTGACCGGACTGGACACGGGAGCCGATGACTACCTTGTAAAACCTTTTGCGCTGGAAGAATTATTGGCACGTGTCCGTGCATTGCTGCGCCGCAAGTCTGATAGTGGAGGTACGCCGGACAACCGCTTAATGTATGAAGATATCATTTTGGACAATGACTCACGTGAAGTATTGCGAGATGGGCAGCGTCTGGAGCTGACTGCCAAAGAATTCGAACTGTTGAATCTGTTCATGCAAAATCCAAGACGGGTACTGTCCCGTGATCTGATTATGGATAAAATCTGGGGTTATGATTACAGCGGTGAGTCTAACGTGCTTGAAGTGTACATTGCCATGCTCAGACAGAAGACCGAAGAATACGGTGGCAAGCGTCTAATCCAGACCATCCGGGGAGCCGGCTATATTCTGAGAGGTGACTCTTAA
- a CDS encoding response regulator transcription factor, which translates to MSGKVNVMIVDDHDMVRMGLKTYLMLEPTFHVMGEAGHGQDALDQLRKLNDSEMPDLILMDLMMPVMNGAEATKAIMTEFPGMKIVMLTSFLEDDLVVQAIEAGAVSYVLKTVSAEELIYALQGAYRGMPVMTGDVSQALTRGIRQRTARESESGLTEREKEVLLLIAEGKTNKDIGEELHISIKTVKTHVSNLLMKCEMDDRTQLAIYAHRQGWVKTKG; encoded by the coding sequence ATGAGTGGGAAAGTAAACGTAATGATTGTGGATGACCATGACATGGTACGAATGGGGTTGAAAACGTATCTGATGCTGGAACCTACTTTTCATGTGATGGGGGAAGCGGGCCACGGGCAGGATGCGCTTGATCAGTTACGTAAGTTAAATGATAGTGAAATGCCGGATCTGATCCTGATGGATCTGATGATGCCGGTAATGAATGGCGCTGAAGCAACAAAAGCCATCATGACTGAATTTCCAGGGATGAAAATTGTGATGCTCACCAGTTTCCTGGAGGATGATCTGGTTGTGCAAGCAATTGAAGCGGGTGCGGTAAGTTATGTGCTGAAGACAGTCTCTGCTGAAGAACTGATCTATGCTCTGCAAGGGGCCTATAGAGGCATGCCTGTTATGACAGGTGATGTGTCGCAGGCATTAACCCGGGGAATCAGACAACGTACAGCGAGAGAGAGTGAATCAGGTCTGACTGAACGGGAGAAGGAAGTGCTGCTGCTTATTGCAGAGGGAAAGACCAACAAAGACATTGGAGAAGAATTACATATCAGTATCAAAACCGTCAAAACACATGTGAGCAACCTGCTGATGAAATGTGAGATGGACGATCGTACACAATTGGCCATCTATGCGCATCGTCAGGGTTGGGTGAAAACGAAAGGGTAA
- a CDS encoding 3D domain-containing protein — protein MKKQFSIQKKHIRGLLVGCVMFAGMMINLNQADAYTFEEESTVLHVESQSSGSEGPIIETSSKSDQEFPEQVSHQYSDEAHLTTMVYMALLWSPQPMVIPRPELPEKQVADPSMPVLAPRSEQILGTQKVTATGYTAGVESTGKGPKHPQYGITYSGVKVRRDKETVSTIAADPKLFPMGSILYIPGYGYGIVADTGSAIKGNKIDLYFPTTKQVYKEWGKKDVEVQVIRQGAGKCTEKMLSELADAIDVYKSVPDSWLDKAI, from the coding sequence ATGAAAAAGCAATTCTCAATTCAGAAGAAACATATACGGGGTTTATTGGTTGGCTGTGTGATGTTCGCTGGGATGATGATTAACCTGAATCAGGCGGATGCCTATACATTTGAAGAGGAAAGTACAGTACTGCATGTCGAGAGTCAGAGCAGCGGCAGTGAAGGTCCAATTATTGAAACTTCCAGCAAGTCGGATCAAGAATTTCCAGAACAGGTCAGCCATCAATACAGTGATGAAGCCCACCTGACGACCATGGTGTATATGGCTTTATTATGGTCACCACAACCAATGGTCATTCCAAGACCTGAGCTTCCAGAGAAACAAGTGGCAGATCCGTCTATGCCGGTACTTGCTCCGCGTTCAGAACAAATCCTGGGTACACAAAAGGTTACAGCAACGGGATATACGGCAGGTGTGGAGTCTACAGGAAAAGGACCAAAACATCCTCAATACGGAATTACGTATTCTGGTGTCAAAGTACGCCGTGATAAAGAAACAGTTTCCACGATTGCAGCTGATCCAAAATTGTTCCCGATGGGTTCCATTCTGTATATTCCGGGCTATGGATACGGAATTGTTGCAGATACCGGTTCAGCGATCAAAGGCAATAAAATCGATCTATATTTCCCTACAACGAAGCAAGTGTACAAGGAATGGGGCAAAAAGGACGTTGAGGTACAAGTAATTAGACAAGGCGCCGGGAAGTGCACAGAAAAGATGCTCAGCGAGTTGGCAGATGCGATCGACGTGTACAAATCCGTACCGGACTCGTGGCTGGACAAGGCCATATAA
- a CDS encoding HAMP domain-containing sensor histidine kinase, producing MSIRLRLTAWYSGILAAVLIFWGVVIYAFVYFNSYQEVEQQLKVKSTRITEQIGVNPLSQSLDLDPFTESQLQEAQIYIQLWDYQSRSGRISGNMEKLQIQFPVLKANEILEKRGISKIYVDGTPFLVNQLPLSLQGTNEVRGILQVGANVSSQERLLEALLNILVFGWLVAMALAITSGLVLARKSMRPLVNVIDAANQIQSGDDLSVRIQYAGPKDEIGRLIETVNNMLERTELSFRGLEETNAAQRRFVSDASHELRTPLTTIRGNVDFLKKLWDQEGTDRPNLDEETVKQMSLEAIEDMADEGKRMSRLISDMLSLARADTGQKIELNPIPLQILVQEVARRAQFLDRQADWLPGDFSILNGIYVNGSKDYLQQMLFIFIENAFKYTPEGSVTLDAVLYKGQVGLRISDTGIGMDRDEVPFIFDRFYRADESRGATPGIGLGLSIAKWIIEEHHGSVEVVTRRGEGTTFIIWLPVVFAPPIE from the coding sequence ATGTCCATTCGGTTAAGACTAACCGCATGGTATTCTGGCATTTTGGCGGCTGTTCTGATCTTTTGGGGCGTTGTAATCTATGCCTTTGTTTATTTTAACTCCTATCAGGAAGTCGAACAGCAATTGAAGGTGAAGAGTACCCGGATTACGGAACAGATTGGTGTTAATCCTCTTTCACAGTCGCTGGATCTGGACCCATTTACAGAGAGTCAGCTGCAGGAGGCACAAATCTATATTCAACTCTGGGATTATCAGAGTCGTTCTGGCAGAATTTCCGGTAATATGGAGAAATTGCAGATTCAGTTTCCGGTATTAAAAGCCAATGAAATTCTTGAAAAGCGTGGCATATCCAAGATCTATGTGGACGGTACACCGTTTCTGGTGAATCAGCTTCCTCTTTCTCTTCAGGGGACCAATGAAGTACGTGGAATTCTCCAGGTTGGTGCGAATGTAAGTTCACAGGAGCGCTTGCTGGAAGCGTTACTTAATATTTTGGTTTTTGGCTGGCTGGTGGCTATGGCATTGGCTATAACCTCAGGTCTCGTTCTGGCCCGGAAGTCGATGCGTCCGCTCGTGAATGTCATTGATGCCGCGAACCAGATTCAATCGGGAGATGACTTAAGTGTACGTATTCAATATGCAGGGCCTAAGGATGAGATCGGGCGTCTGATTGAAACGGTGAATAATATGCTTGAACGTACAGAACTGTCATTCCGTGGTTTGGAGGAGACGAATGCTGCCCAGCGCCGCTTTGTATCCGATGCATCGCATGAACTGCGTACACCGCTGACCACTATACGGGGGAACGTGGACTTCCTGAAGAAGTTATGGGATCAGGAGGGAACCGACCGACCGAATCTGGATGAGGAGACCGTCAAACAAATGTCGCTGGAAGCCATTGAAGACATGGCGGACGAGGGGAAACGTATGAGCAGGCTGATCAGCGACATGTTATCGCTGGCGAGAGCGGATACGGGTCAGAAAATTGAATTGAACCCGATCCCGCTGCAGATTCTCGTACAGGAAGTGGCACGCAGAGCACAATTTCTGGATCGTCAGGCAGACTGGCTTCCAGGAGACTTTTCCATCCTGAACGGCATTTATGTGAACGGTAGCAAGGACTATCTGCAACAAATGCTGTTTATTTTCATCGAAAATGCGTTTAAATACACACCTGAAGGCTCTGTGACGCTGGATGCCGTATTATACAAGGGACAGGTGGGACTACGCATCAGCGACACCGGTATTGGAATGGATCGGGACGAAGTGCCTTTCATATTTGATCGCTTCTATCGGGCAGATGAATCCCGCGGGGCTACACCAGGCATAGGTCTGGGACTTTCGATTGCGAAGTGGATTATTGAGGAACACCATGGATCGGTTGAGGTTGTGACCAGACGTGGAGAAGGAACCACATTTATTATCTGGTTGCCGGTTGTCTTTGCTCCGCCTATCGAATAA
- a CDS encoding 4-hydroxy-3-methylbut-2-enyl diphosphate reductase produces MEVLRISPRGYCYGVVDAMVLARQAARNLDLPRPIYILGMIVHNQHVTDSFEDEGIITLDGPNRMDILSQVESGTIIFTAHGVSPEVRKLARDKGLTTVDATCPDVTKTHDLIREKTAEGYQIIYIGKRNHPEPEGAVGVAPDLVHLIEKEEEIDGLNVPSGKILITNQTTMSQWDIKHIMSRLLEKFPGAEIHNEICLATQVRQEAVAEQAGQADLVIVVGDPRSNNSNRLAQVSEEIAGVTAYRVSDVSEIQQEWLKGVNKVAVTSGASTPTPITKEVILYLEQYEHDKPETWEIKRTVNMSKLLPPVREKTRTP; encoded by the coding sequence GTGGAAGTACTACGAATTTCGCCGCGGGGATATTGTTACGGCGTTGTGGATGCGATGGTGCTCGCGCGTCAAGCGGCACGCAATCTGGATTTACCACGACCTATTTATATATTGGGTATGATTGTGCATAACCAACATGTGACGGATTCCTTTGAAGATGAAGGTATTATTACATTGGATGGTCCGAACCGGATGGATATTTTGAGCCAAGTGGAGAGTGGCACGATTATTTTCACAGCTCATGGTGTATCTCCTGAAGTGCGTAAGCTGGCACGGGATAAAGGATTGACAACAGTGGATGCAACATGCCCTGATGTGACCAAGACACATGATCTCATTCGCGAAAAGACAGCAGAAGGTTATCAGATTATTTATATTGGTAAAAGGAATCATCCTGAACCAGAAGGTGCTGTTGGCGTTGCGCCAGACCTCGTTCACCTGATCGAGAAGGAAGAAGAGATCGATGGACTGAACGTTCCTTCAGGCAAAATCCTCATTACGAATCAGACAACGATGAGCCAGTGGGATATCAAACACATTATGAGTCGTCTGCTGGAGAAATTCCCGGGCGCAGAAATTCATAATGAAATATGCCTGGCTACTCAGGTTCGTCAGGAAGCTGTCGCGGAACAGGCAGGTCAAGCGGACTTAGTTATCGTGGTGGGTGATCCTCGCAGCAATAACTCTAACCGTCTGGCACAAGTGTCGGAGGAGATTGCGGGTGTTACGGCCTACCGTGTATCCGATGTTTCCGAGATTCAGCAAGAATGGCTGAAAGGTGTAAATAAGGTGGCGGTTACTTCGGGTGCATCAACACCAACACCGATCACGAAGGAAGTTATCCTTTACCTGGAGCAGTATGAACATGACAAGCCGGAGACGTGGGAAATCAAACGTACCGTGAACATGAGCAAACTGCTGCCTCCAGTTAGAGAAAAAACACGTACACCTTAG
- a CDS encoding trypsin-like peptidase domain-containing protein, whose product MDERNYRSNRQDEENEAKQMENRNSSGTDESSYYYSYGPFQSVNQEDTANHMGSNNQREEGNVEITKPDPVRPVPTYYNSESSEQAKRSSGGGNASGNGGDQGNGGKGNWNYNNRKPRSSVRSLLFSFIAGMLVITVLMYTADRTNMFTPETALTNTDNQSSGQEASTNTGGGNNVTASLLPTGKEDVSSVVTSTSPAVVKIETLAKQSSRTGLGQGGSNTSDPLYQYFFGNGGGTEGNQGQSQQPQSSNQLVPMGIGSGFIFDKEGYILTNQHVVQGADVIQVTLENNSKPYEAKLLGSSFDLDLAVLKIEKNSGDDAFPVAPLGDSNSTQVGEWLVAIGNPEGFEHTVTAGVLSAKERTISIPDEETGKTREYSHLLQTDASINPGNSGGPLLNLNGEVIGMNVAVSADAQGIGFAIPSSVISEAVKYLKEDKEVPKEPVPFIGASLMALTPEVAKQMGTDVTEGSVVASTIFQSPAYQADLRAYDIITGANGTPYATSQDLIDFIKKQEIGSEVTLNVVRDGKKMDLKIKIGNKNDFDTSQTTGTQQQQP is encoded by the coding sequence ATGGACGAACGCAACTATAGATCGAACCGTCAAGACGAGGAAAACGAAGCCAAACAAATGGAGAACCGCAATTCTTCCGGAACGGACGAATCCTCCTATTATTATTCTTATGGACCTTTTCAGTCCGTGAATCAGGAAGATACAGCAAATCACATGGGAAGCAATAATCAGCGTGAAGAAGGAAATGTAGAGATTACAAAACCTGATCCGGTGAGGCCCGTACCTACTTACTATAATAGCGAATCATCCGAACAAGCGAAAAGATCATCAGGCGGTGGAAACGCCTCAGGCAACGGTGGAGATCAAGGGAATGGCGGCAAAGGCAATTGGAACTATAATAACCGCAAGCCGCGTTCTTCCGTAAGATCACTTCTATTTTCCTTTATTGCCGGTATGCTGGTCATCACTGTTCTCATGTACACCGCTGATAGAACAAACATGTTCACACCGGAGACGGCACTTACGAACACGGACAATCAAAGTTCAGGACAGGAAGCATCCACAAACACAGGCGGAGGTAACAATGTCACAGCGTCGTTACTGCCAACAGGCAAAGAAGATGTGTCTTCCGTAGTAACAAGTACAAGTCCTGCTGTCGTTAAAATTGAAACACTCGCGAAGCAATCTTCACGTACAGGATTGGGTCAGGGTGGATCCAATACAAGCGATCCGCTGTACCAATACTTCTTTGGTAATGGCGGCGGAACGGAAGGCAATCAAGGCCAAAGCCAGCAACCACAAAGCAGTAATCAGCTTGTGCCTATGGGCATTGGTTCCGGGTTCATTTTTGACAAAGAAGGATATATCCTGACGAATCAACACGTTGTTCAGGGTGCAGACGTAATCCAGGTAACCCTGGAGAACAACAGCAAGCCTTATGAAGCGAAACTGCTGGGAAGCAGCTTTGATCTGGATCTGGCTGTATTGAAAATTGAGAAAAACAGTGGTGACGATGCGTTCCCTGTAGCTCCACTGGGTGATTCCAATAGTACTCAAGTCGGTGAGTGGCTTGTAGCTATCGGTAACCCTGAAGGGTTCGAACACACGGTTACAGCAGGTGTACTGAGTGCCAAAGAACGTACGATCAGCATTCCAGATGAAGAAACAGGAAAAACACGTGAGTACAGCCATTTGCTGCAAACCGATGCTTCGATTAATCCGGGTAACTCCGGTGGTCCGTTGCTTAACCTGAATGGGGAAGTTATCGGAATGAACGTTGCAGTAAGCGCAGATGCACAGGGGATTGGTTTTGCAATCCCGTCGAGCGTCATCTCTGAAGCCGTTAAATATCTTAAAGAGGACAAAGAAGTTCCCAAAGAGCCAGTACCCTTTATCGGTGCATCTCTGATGGCTCTCACGCCTGAAGTTGCTAAACAAATGGGAACAGACGTTACCGAAGGTTCAGTTGTAGCCAGCACGATCTTCCAATCACCGGCTTACCAAGCAGATCTTCGTGCATATGACATCATCACAGGTGCCAACGGTACGCCTTACGCCACAAGTCAAGATCTAATTGATTTTATCAAGAAACAGGAAATCGGCAGTGAAGTGACATTAAACGTGGTGCGTGACGGTAAGAAAATGGATCTGAAAATCAAAATCGGCAACAAAAATGATTTTGATACTTCCCAAACAACAGGTACACAACAGCAGCAACCATAA
- the thrS gene encoding threonine--tRNA ligase: MAVNIKLPDGSVREYTDGSSIEDVAASISSGLRKNAAAGKLDGIVVDLSTTLHEGALVEIVTLDSPEGLEVMRHSTAHLMAQAVKRLYGNKEVRLGIGPVIEDGFYYDMDLEHALNPEDLQKIEKEMERIVNENLPIVRKEVSREDAIKTFEEVGDPYKLELIRDLPADSVITIYEQGEFFDLCRGPHVPSTSKIKVFKLMNVAGAYWRGDSKNKMLQRIYGTAFVKKAQLDEHLHFLEEAKKRDHRKLGKELEMFTFSQLVGQGLPIWLPNGAKLRRTLERYIVDLEESLGYQHVYTPVLGNVELYKTSGHWEHYQEDMFPKMVMDNEELVLRPMNCPHHMMVYKSSMHSYRDLPIRIAELGMMHRYEMSGALTGLHRVRAMTLNDSHIFARPDQIKEEFARVIELIQTVYKDFGINEYRFRLSYRDPQDTEKYFQNDEMWEMSQRMLREVVEELDLPFYEAEGEAAFYGPKLDVQIKTALGKEETLSTVQLDFLLPERFELEYVGDDGQKHRPVVIHRGVISTMERFTAFLLENFAGAFPLWLSPVQAKVIPVSGNFDDYAREVEGKLKRAGISAEADLRNEKLGYKIREAQLEKMPYMFVVGENERNAEAVSVRKRGEGDLGMKPLDEIIAQLKEEIATRLV; the protein is encoded by the coding sequence ATGGCAGTGAACATTAAATTACCGGATGGTTCGGTACGTGAGTACACCGATGGCAGCAGCATTGAGGACGTAGCCGCTTCAATTAGCAGCGGATTGCGCAAAAATGCCGCAGCCGGCAAGCTGGATGGTATCGTGGTGGACTTGTCCACAACACTTCATGAGGGAGCATTGGTGGAGATCGTAACGCTGGATTCACCAGAAGGACTTGAAGTGATGCGTCATAGTACAGCTCACTTAATGGCTCAAGCAGTGAAACGTTTATATGGTAACAAAGAGGTACGCCTCGGTATTGGCCCTGTCATTGAAGATGGTTTTTACTATGATATGGACCTCGAACATGCGCTCAATCCTGAAGATCTACAAAAGATCGAGAAGGAAATGGAACGTATTGTGAACGAGAACTTGCCAATTGTACGTAAGGAAGTTAGCCGCGAGGACGCGATCAAAACGTTTGAAGAAGTGGGCGATCCTTACAAACTTGAGTTGATTCGTGATTTGCCAGCGGACAGCGTGATCACGATTTATGAGCAAGGTGAATTCTTCGACTTGTGTCGTGGTCCTCACGTACCATCGACTAGCAAAATCAAAGTGTTCAAACTGATGAATGTCGCAGGTGCTTACTGGCGTGGAGATAGCAAAAACAAAATGCTTCAACGTATCTATGGTACGGCTTTTGTGAAAAAAGCACAGCTGGACGAGCATTTGCACTTCCTCGAAGAAGCTAAAAAACGGGATCACCGTAAGTTGGGTAAAGAGCTGGAAATGTTCACTTTCTCCCAACTGGTCGGCCAAGGCCTGCCAATCTGGTTGCCTAATGGTGCGAAGCTGCGCCGTACTCTGGAGCGTTATATTGTGGATCTGGAAGAAAGCCTGGGATACCAGCATGTATACACACCGGTTCTGGGTAACGTGGAATTGTACAAAACATCTGGACACTGGGAGCACTACCAGGAAGATATGTTCCCGAAAATGGTAATGGATAACGAGGAACTTGTTCTCCGTCCAATGAACTGTCCTCACCATATGATGGTGTACAAGTCCAGCATGCACAGCTACCGTGATCTGCCAATTCGTATTGCAGAACTTGGTATGATGCACCGTTATGAAATGTCGGGAGCATTAACAGGTCTGCACCGCGTACGTGCAATGACACTGAACGACTCACACATTTTTGCACGCCCGGATCAGATCAAAGAAGAGTTCGCTCGTGTTATCGAGTTGATTCAAACAGTCTATAAGGATTTCGGTATTAACGAATACCGTTTCCGTTTGTCCTATCGTGATCCGCAGGATACCGAGAAATACTTCCAGAACGACGAGATGTGGGAAATGTCCCAACGCATGCTGCGTGAAGTTGTGGAAGAGCTCGACCTTCCATTCTATGAAGCTGAAGGTGAAGCGGCGTTCTACGGTCCAAAGCTGGATGTTCAGATCAAAACAGCCCTGGGCAAAGAAGAGACATTGTCTACGGTTCAACTGGACTTCCTGTTGCCTGAGCGATTTGAACTTGAATATGTGGGAGATGACGGACAGAAACATCGTCCGGTCGTTATTCACCGCGGTGTAATTAGTACAATGGAACGTTTCACAGCATTCTTGCTGGAGAACTTTGCAGGAGCTTTCCCATTGTGGTTGTCTCCAGTACAGGCAAAAGTGATCCCGGTATCCGGAAACTTCGACGATTATGCGCGTGAAGTGGAAGGGAAGCTGAAACGTGCGGGAATCTCTGCTGAAGCCGATCTGCGGAATGAGAAGCTTGGATATAAAATCCGTGAGGCGCAGCTTGAGAAAATGCCTTATATGTTTGTTGTCGGTGAGAATGAGCGTAATGCAGAAGCGGTATCCGTGCGTAAGCGTGGAGAAGGCGATCTGGGAATGAAACCGCTCGATGAGATTATCGCTCAATTGAAAGAAGAAATCGCAACACGTTTGGTATAA
- a CDS encoding sensor histidine kinase produces MIRTILKANKWELMMYFALTGLITLGGFYLLYGEVLMGAGRQRAWTYVAVVVLATVITGYIAALRLQRKIDLLDLNMLKVSKGNLAVRMPEADDASFGRVYQEFNVMMDSIEKKMRLLQRLGEQEVIEKEQASERAVLEERKRMARDLHDTVSQQLFAMHMSASSLPRLLEMNPEHGGKVLDQLIQMSHIAQRQMRGLIAQLRPVELEGRDLTAALDSWFPDYCRQNGLKGVKELELDGGISDAIEHQLFLVIQEAVANVVKHAEAGVVSLSIRESEHQISMSISDDGQGFLQQAERPGSYGLSTMRERAEKLGGQVQIISKPGAGTTVRVLIPKFPNVSE; encoded by the coding sequence ATGATTCGAACAATTCTCAAGGCCAATAAATGGGAACTGATGATGTATTTTGCGCTAACCGGTCTGATTACGCTGGGCGGATTCTATCTATTGTATGGAGAGGTGTTGATGGGGGCTGGTCGTCAGCGGGCATGGACCTATGTTGCCGTTGTTGTGCTGGCCACCGTTATCACCGGATATATCGCTGCATTACGACTCCAACGCAAGATCGACCTGCTTGATCTCAACATGTTGAAAGTGTCCAAGGGTAATCTGGCGGTGCGCATGCCTGAAGCGGATGACGCTTCGTTTGGTCGTGTCTATCAGGAATTCAATGTCATGATGGATTCGATTGAGAAAAAGATGAGACTGCTTCAGCGCCTCGGTGAGCAGGAAGTCATTGAGAAGGAGCAAGCCTCGGAGCGGGCTGTGCTTGAAGAGCGCAAACGAATGGCAAGGGACCTTCATGACACGGTTAGCCAGCAGCTGTTTGCCATGCATATGTCGGCTTCGTCCTTACCTCGTCTGCTGGAGATGAATCCTGAACATGGCGGTAAAGTACTAGACCAGTTAATCCAGATGTCACATATTGCACAGCGTCAGATGCGAGGACTCATTGCTCAACTTCGACCTGTGGAGCTGGAAGGGCGTGATCTCACCGCAGCACTGGATAGTTGGTTTCCTGATTATTGCAGGCAGAATGGTCTTAAAGGTGTGAAAGAGCTGGAACTGGATGGCGGAATCTCGGATGCCATTGAGCACCAGCTGTTTCTTGTTATTCAGGAGGCGGTTGCCAATGTTGTGAAGCATGCAGAGGCGGGAGTGGTTAGTCTGTCCATACGGGAGAGTGAACATCAGATCAGTATGAGCATCAGCGATGATGGTCAGGGATTTTTGCAGCAAGCGGAGCGTCCGGGTTCATACGGGTTATCTACCATGCGTGAACGGGCGGAGAAGCTTGGGGGGCAAGTTCAGATTATATCAAAGCCGGGCGCGGGAACGACGGTACGGGTATTGATCCCGAAATTTCCGAATGTATCTGAATGA
- the liaF gene encoding cell wall-active antibiotics response protein LiaF, with translation MKRSTRDRWWVGIPLIAIGAMILFRQLGYDIDVGYIFRTYWPLFLIWWGVKGISEIRRNGGYAFIGPVIVLAIGGYFLARNLGWIDYSMGEFIRYLIPIMLIGGGLFVLIGPRRRDRKHHDKMQPPPAPEQPYKPLAPEDLEMPSSFDEQFEKTFGKPKQEQKNDAYGPHFTGSTDSSSQGHQYKKKHQSYNSNDTGYGEHYDDGYGNGYGNYGNGNTINKSAFIGDLYMGQEVFSLKPMNISAFIGDTVIDLTKAQIPYGETKIVISSFIGDVKVFVPEDMDLGVTVTTNSFIGDMSLLNQKRGGFLSSAQAETAHYHEASKKVRIIVSVFIGDVKVNKVG, from the coding sequence ATGAAACGATCGACGCGTGACCGCTGGTGGGTTGGCATACCTCTTATTGCTATTGGTGCGATGATCTTGTTCAGACAATTGGGATATGACATTGATGTTGGATATATTTTCAGAACATATTGGCCGTTATTTCTGATCTGGTGGGGGGTCAAAGGAATATCCGAGATTCGTCGCAACGGGGGTTACGCCTTCATTGGACCGGTAATTGTCCTCGCGATCGGTGGTTACTTCCTAGCCCGTAACCTGGGATGGATTGATTACTCCATGGGGGAGTTCATCCGTTATCTGATTCCGATTATGCTGATTGGCGGAGGATTGTTCGTGCTGATTGGGCCACGACGTCGTGATCGGAAACATCATGACAAGATGCAGCCACCTCCAGCACCAGAGCAACCTTATAAACCGTTAGCTCCGGAGGATCTGGAGATGCCGTCGTCGTTTGACGAACAGTTCGAGAAAACATTTGGCAAACCAAAACAGGAACAGAAGAACGATGCATATGGCCCTCATTTCACAGGATCAACGGATTCATCATCACAAGGGCATCAATATAAGAAGAAACATCAATCGTATAACTCTAACGATACCGGATATGGAGAACATTATGATGATGGCTACGGAAATGGTTATGGGAATTATGGCAATGGCAATACCATTAATAAATCAGCATTCATTGGTGATCTGTACATGGGGCAGGAAGTATTCTCGTTGAAACCCATGAACATCTCGGCTTTTATCGGAGATACCGTAATTGATTTAACCAAAGCACAGATTCCTTATGGGGAGACGAAGATTGTCATTTCTTCATTTATTGGGGATGTGAAAGTGTTTGTTCCAGAAGATATGGATCTGGGTGTGACGGTGACGACAAATTCCTTCATTGGAGATATGTCACTGTTGAACCAGAAACGCGGCGGATTCCTGAGTAGTGCCCAGGCTGAAACTGCCCATTACCATGAAGCAAGCAAAAAAGTACGGATTATTGTAAGTGTGTTTATCGGAGACGTCAAAGTGAATAAGGTGGGCTAA